One window from the genome of Periophthalmus magnuspinnatus isolate fPerMag1 chromosome 18, fPerMag1.2.pri, whole genome shotgun sequence encodes:
- the LOC117386640 gene encoding uncharacterized protein LOC117386640 — protein MDLTASSISLMMNVLVLMLTVHYGLSQTSERTFPHIVPSQLQLLEYSNLTVTCEGFFNDLIKWRVLRRKGKGNQKTSCNKEGLTSVMCHIPMVYPGDSGEYWCESENRRRSESVQITVSANVILKSPVRPVMVGDNVTLRCLKNPNLKPSTKFDFYKDGVRVDTSSSGELTLYNISLSDQGLYKCNISEKKFSKENWLQVKAVLLECPDQPVMEGENVTLFCRDKMAAAKYMSFFYKDDEMIGNSSSGKLILNKVSKTDEGVYKCQTSEDRESEEQWLAVRVNSSVTSVHDSSGETGSIWALLVSVLVVLPLLLIVLMIICKNCKGTNSSGPDSRRPATEPEQPRSIYSVVNVNMNTQDLKGPSVTSGEDEPKYGVLLKRNSSVYHDLRPQSSLKLAAITPILKKPNLDPDNCANFRPISNLPFLSKILERVVGAQLQTHLTSNSFYEPFQSGFPLDTISHSILLSRLKNSLNITGSALLWLQSYLTNRPLQQGVPQGSVLGPLLFILYILPLVNIIRRHGLRFHCYADDIKLYISTTSINPTIHSTLTHCLTDIKNWMNHKFLKLNSDKTDFIIIGPHNITKSSQHFTLHFDNTTLSPSSLIRNLGSCDVAEVSLSFRNSQRQK, from the exons AGCGTACTTTCCCTCATATTGTCCCGTCACAACTGCAGCTCTTAGAATACTCCAATCTCACTGTGACATGTGAGGGATTTTTCAATGACCTGATCAAATGGAGGGTGCTGCGGAGAAAAGGGAAAGGAAACCAAAAAACTTCTTGTAACAAAGAAGGTTTAACTTCTGTAATGTGTCACATTCCAATGGTGTACCCGGGCGATTCTGGAGAATACTGGTGTGAGAGCGAGAACAGAAGGAGAAGTGAGAGCGTCCAGATCACAGTCTCAG CAAATGTAATCCTGAAGAGTCCAGTTCGTCCGGTGATGGTTGGAGATAATGTTACTCTTCGTTGCCTTAAAAACCCAAACCTAAAACCCTCCACAAAGTTTGACTTCTACAAAGATGGCGTCCGTGTGGACACAAGTTCATCTGGAGAGTTGACCCTCTACAACATCTCACTGTCCGATCAGGGGCTTTATAAATGTAACATATCTGAAAAGAAGTTTTCAAAAGAAAACTGGCTCCAAGTTAAAG CTGTGCTCTTGGAGTGTCCTGATCAGCCtgtgatggagggagagaacgTGACTCTGTTCTGTAgagacaaaatggctgctgcaAAATACATGTCCTTTTTCTACAAAGACGATGAAATGATCGGGAACAGTTCCTCTGGAAAGTTGATTCTGAACAAAGTTTCCAAAACGGACGAAGGAGTTTACAAGTGCCAAACCTCAGAGGACAGAGAGTCTGAGGAGCAGTGGTTGGCTGTGAGAG tGAATAGCTCCGTCACGTCTGTCCATGATTCTTCAGGTGAAACAGGGTCTATTTGGGCTCTGTTGGTCTCTGTTCTAGTCGTTCTGCCTTTGCTGCTGATAGTTTTGATGATCATCTGTAAAAACTGCAAAG GTACAAACAGTTCTGGTCCAGACTCCAGACGTCCAG ccACAGAGCCTGAGCAGCCCAGATCTATTTATTCTGTGGTCAACGTCAACATGAACACACAAGACCTAAAAG GACCTTCAGTTACAAGCGGTGAAGATGAACCGAAGTACGGTGTTTTACTTAAAAGAAACAGTTCTGTGTACCATGATTTAAGGCCCCAAAGT TCTCTCAAGCTGGCTGCTATCACCCCCATCCTCAAAAAACCCAACCTTGACCCTGATAACTGTGCAAATTTCCGTCCCATATCCAACCTTCCCTTTCTGTCTAAAATCCTCGAACGTGTCGTCGGAGCCcaactccaaacccacctcacctccaacAGTTTCTATGAACCCTTCCAGTCCGGCTTCC CCTTGGACACAATCAGCCACTCCATCCTCCTGTCCCGCCTCAAAAACTCACTCAACATCAccggctctgctctcctctggctccagtCCTACCTCACAAACCG GCCCCTGCAGCAGGGAGTCCCCCAAGGTTCGGTGCttggtcctctcctcttcattctctacATCCTCCCCCTCGTCAACATCATTCGTCGTCACGGTCTCCgctttcactgctacgctgacgaCATCAaactttacatctccacaacatCCATCAACCCCACAATCCACTCTACTCTCACCCACTGCCTAACAGACATCAAAAACTGGATGAATCACAAGTTCCTCAAACTAAACAGCGACAAAACAGACTTCATCATCATCGGTCCACACAACATCACCAAATCCTCACAACACTTCACCCTCCACTTTGACaacaccacactctctccatcctcactcATCCGCAACCTCG